From the Primulina tabacum isolate GXHZ01 chromosome 3, ASM2559414v2, whole genome shotgun sequence genome, one window contains:
- the LOC142539491 gene encoding uncharacterized protein LOC142539491: protein MSTKEVFTRVIPGTTIGGKEDGKTTELTQSSLKGNWIEKNFHELEPFVKRIAVGFRDNYVAARERSNNGLNVGTDLAQLKTNGDEQEFEWMKDERLREIVFKVRDNELSGRDPFHLVDDEDKYAFFSGLEKKVELENEKLMKVHEYFHENIENLDYGADGISLYDTPEKIIPRWKVSPAEKNPEFLNNFVEQRKALVAESLKNSFLTKNNGKDAIHKPKEPSSYDNNGSSSFQNDIAASSKTVIAGSDGSVKAGKKSGREYWQHTKKWSEGFLESYNAEIDPEVKAVMKDIGKDLDRWITEKEIKEAADFMDKLPEKGQILIKQKLEKVKREMELFGPQAVVSKYREFADEKEEDYLWWLDLPFVLCIELYTMDNGEQKVGFYSLEMGADLELDPKQYHVIAFEDVGDCKNLCYIIQAHVEMLGNGNAFVVSRPPKDAFREAKVNGFGVTVVRKGQLRLNIDQTLEEVEEMIVEIGSKIYHDKIMKDRSVDIKSLMKGVFGISHPAKRKKKKRVKP, encoded by the exons ATGTCGACAAAAGAAGTTTTCACTCGAGTAATACCTGGAACTACAATTGGGGGCAAAGAAGATGGTAAAACCACGGAACTAACGCAGTCATCACTTAAGGGAAACTGGATAGAGAAAAACTTCCACGAACTTGAGCCATTTGTTAAAAGGATAGCAGTTGGCTTCAGAGATAACTATGTGGCTGCAAGGGAGAGATCCAATAATGGCTTAAATGTAGGTACTGATTTGGCTCAACTTAAAACTAATGGTGACGAACAAGAATTTGAATGGATGAAGGATGAAAGGCTCAGGGAGATTGTATTTAAAGTTCGAGATAATGAACTGTCTGGAAGAGATCCATTTCACCTTGTGGATGATGAAGATAAATATGCATTTTTCAGTGGCCTTGAAAAGAAAGTTGAACTTGAAAATGAGAAGCTGATGAAGGTGCATGAATATTTCCACGAGAACATTGAAAACCTTGACTATGGAGCAG ACGGAATTAGCTTGTATGATACACCAGAGAAAATCATACCTCGATGGAAAGTCTCCCCTGCAGAAAAGAATCCCGAGTTCCTGAACAATTTTGTTGAACAAAGAAAGGCTCTTGTTGCTGAAAGTCttaaaaattcatttctcaCGAAGAACAACGGAAAAGATGCCATTCATAAACCAAAAGAACCTTCTTCCTATGACAATAATGGAAGTTCAAGTTTTCAAAACGATATTGCAGCATCATCAAAGACCGTTATAGCAGGTAGTGATGGTTCTGTTAAGGCAGGCAAAAAATCTGGACGAGAATATTGGCAGCAcacaaagaaatggtcagaagGATTCTTGGAGTCTTATAACGCAGAGATAGACCCAGAAGTCAAAGCTGTTATGAAAGACATAGGTAAGGATTTGGATAGATGGATCACTGAGAAAGAAATAAAGGAAGCCGCTGATTTTATGGACAAACTTCCTGAGAAGGGACAAATATTGATTAAACAAAAACTCGAGAAGGTTAAAAGAGAAATGGAACTGTTTGGACCTCAAGCTGTAGTGAGCAAGTATCGGGAATTTGCAGATGAAAAAGAAGAGGATTACTTGTGGTGGCTAGATCTTCCCTTTGTACTG TGCATAGAATTGTACACTATGGATAACGGGGAACAGAAAGTTGGTTTCTATTCATTAGAGATGGGGGCTGATCTTGAATTGGATCCAAAGCAATATCATGTGATTGCATTCGAGGATGTTGGTGACTGCAAGAATCTTTGCTACATTATTCAAGCACACGTGGAAATGTTGGGCAATGGGAATGCATTTGTTGTCAGTAGACCGCCGAAG GATGCTTTTCGTGAAGCCAAAGTGAATGGCTTTGGTGTAACTGTGGTCAGAAAGGGTCAGCTGCGGCTGAATATAGATCAAACACTTGAAGAAGTAGAAGAAATGATAGTAGAAATAGGCAGTAAGATTTATCATGATAAAATCATGAAGGACCGTTCTGTTGATATTAAGTCACTGATGAAGGGGGTTTTTGGCATTAGCCATCCAGCCAAGAG GAAGAAGAAAAAGCGAGTAAAACCATGA
- the LOC142539490 gene encoding uncharacterized protein LOC142539490 — protein MEFLNSTVSSLTPCISPTPPFLSLKNPSASCRKLYLYRPLSIYLTRPYVFSNRLEISAHFSRPTNRRNYLRKKLTQHRQFHQVRPLTIPVREFCENDDCKLKNVDTSVEQRGDIEEKSSLDDNCSASGDVEEPESKLMKKQFGGPILLNDLEGWVEQYKKDSEFWGIGTGHIFTVFQDSEGKVESVVVNEDEIMRRSGVDPRLREDGEAGDLAVVNYKISFAKDLAKELESGSNIIMKDSSVAKFVLPRSESGVTEAIRGVMLKPSFLPRMSGAGVIVLCGFFVVWTIKGLFGVGEDSEKRTMLEKGTSRRKMEAGEGKEKMMKGGVEVIQDPTEPKSKPFKRPLLDKEELLNSIIRSKGSNHESTVAEYSRYQSKDFVHDIQQIRAMARHAREIEKGDSLPDTDDDENDPTINESFTGNMNLPKQDTVPVHESYETIESNGTKSGRVNDMNLLTDDPDHQSDQLHGSSSRTKLKIIKSVGEAREYLSRKHHKLEINREPEAIGELDSALTMPIVDNSSCNMIQASVNSTDEVYDCSTSMTGHDYLHHHEDYKGIETVDRNADSLDGFQKSRTSSGHEVGVNNQVSEVSIDPMGKRENLIIKISRQMIVKMKFLL, from the coding sequence ATGGAGTTTCTCAACTCCACAGTCTCATCACTCACTCCTTGCATTTCCCCAACTCCACCATTTCTCTCTCTCAAAAACCCATCAGCAAGCTGTAGAAAACTCTATCTATACCGCCCTCTTTCAATCTATTTAACCCGTCCCTATGTATTTTCGAATAGACTCGAAATTTCAGCTCATTTCAGCAGACCCACGAACCGAAGGAATTATCTGAGGAAAAAACTTACTCAACATCGGCAATTTCATCAGGTGAGACCCCTTACAATCCCAGTTCGTGAATTCTGTGAAAATGATGACTGTAAGTTAAAAAATGTCGATACTTCCGTTGAACAAAGAGGTGATATTGAGGAAAAGAGCAGTCTTGATGATAATTGTAGCGCCTCTGGTGATGTTGAAGAACCCGAATCCAAATTAATGAAAAAGCAATTTGGTGGGCCTATCTTGTTGAATGATCTAGAGGGTTGGGTTGAGCAGTACAAAAAGGATTCCGAGTTTTGGGGCATTGGGACTGGACATATATTTACTGTTTTTCAGGATTCTGAAGGTAAGGTTGAAAGTGTGGTGGTGAATGAGGATGAAATCATGAGAAGAAGTGGGGTTGATCCACGTCTTCGTGAGGATGGTGAAGCTGGAGATTTAGCTGtagttaattataaaatttcttTTGCAAAAGACTTGGCTAAAGAGTTGGAGAGTGGGAGTAACATCATTATGAAAGATAGTTCAGTGGCCAAGTTTGTATTGCCCCGCAGTGAATCGGGTGTTACGGAGGCCATTAGGGGTGTGATGTTGAAACCAAGTTTTCTACCGAGGATGTCGGGAGCAGGAGTCATAGTATTGTGTGGATTTTTTGTGGTTTGGACGATTAAGGGCCTCTTTGGTGTTGGTGAGGATAGTGAGAAGCGTACAATGTTGGAAAAGGGTACATCTAGAAGGAAGATGGAAGCTGGAGAGGGGAAAGAGAAGATGATGAAGGGTGGCGTCGAGGTGATTCAGGATCCAACAGAGCCTAAAAGCAAGCCTTTTAAGAGGCCTCTGCTTGATAAGGAAGAGCTTCTAAATAGCATTATCAGGTCAAAAGGATCGAATCATGAATCGACAGTAGCAGAGTATTCTAGATACCAATCTAAGGATTTTGTGCATGATATTCAGCAAATCAGGGCTATGGCCAGACATGCACGAGAAATTGAGAAAGGAGACTCTTTACCTGATActgatgatgatgaaaatgatcCAACTATAAATGAATCGTTTACTGGAAACATGAATCTTCCTAAACAAGACACTGTGCCTGTTCATGAATCTTATGAGACAATCGAATCTAATGGTACTAAAAGCGGGAGAGTAAATGACATGAACCTGCTGACTGACGATCCAGACCATCAATCAGATCAGTTACATGGAAGTTCTTCAAGAACAAagttaaaaatcataaaatcagtTGGAGAAGCCAGAGAATACCTTTCAAGGAAGCATCACAAACTGGAGATAAACCGAGAACCTGAAGCTATTGGTGAGCTTGACAGTGCTTTAACCATGCCTATTGTAGATAATTCATCTTGTAACATGATTCAGGCTTCAGTAAATTCAACTGATGAAGTATATGACTGTTCAACCTCAATGACTGGACATGATTATTTGCATCACCATGAAGATTACAAGGGTATTGAAACAGTAGACAGAAATGCAGATAGCTTAGATGGTTTTCAAAAATCCAGAACATCCTCAGGCCATGAGGTTGGTGTCAACAACCAAGTTTCTGAAGTATCTATTGACCCAATGGGAAAGAGAGAGAAtctaatcataaaaatatccaGACAGATGATTGTAAAAATGAAATTCCTTCTTTGA
- the LOC142539492 gene encoding cytochrome P450 703A2 — MIDFTIFSLIFLSAILVPVFTIKLWFKKRSRHGEKLLVLPPGPPRWPIVGNLLQLSTMPHRDLTKLCDEYGPLVYIRLGSVDAITTNDPDIIRDILRQQDDVFASRPRTLAAEHLAYGCGDVALAPIGPKWKRLRRICMEHLLTTKRLESFVTHRAHEAQQLVRNVWEASQRREVVNLRQVLGEFSMNNVTRMLLGKQYFGAESAAQEEATEFMHITHELFRLLGMIYVGDYLPFWRWIDPYGCERRMREVEKRVDDFHTKIIEEHRKRNKDECGIEMDFVDVLLGLPGEDGKQHMDDVEIKALIQDMIAAATDTSAVTNEWAMAEVIKNPRVLKTLQQELDNIVGPDRMVMESDLANLNYLRCIVRETFRMHPAGPFLIPHESTRPTNLNGYHIPERTRVFINTHGLGRNSKIWDNVDEFRPERHLLEDGSRVEISHGADFKILPFSAGKRKCPGAPLGVTLVLMALARLFHCFDWSSAEEDIDTTEVYGMTMPKAHPLLAIVKPRLATRLYH; from the coding sequence ATGATAGATTTTACAATATTTTCACTCATTTTTCTTTCTGCGATTCTTGTCCCCGTCTTCACCATCAAATTATGGTTCAAGAAGAGATCCCGGCATGGCGAAAAACTGCTGGTACTTCCACCAGGTCCTCCAAGATGGCCCATTGTGGGCAACCTTCTCCAGTTGAGTACAATGCCTCACAGGGACTTGACGAAATTATGCGACGAATATGGTCCTTTGGTCTACATTCGGCTGGGAAGTGTAGATGCCATCACCACCAATGATCCCGATATCATACGCGATATCCTTCGACAACAGGATGATGTGTTCGCCTCCAGACCAAGGACATTAGCGGCAGAGCACCTGGCTTACGGCTGTGGAGACGTGGCTTTGGCTCCTATCGGTCCGAAATGGAAGCGGTTGCGTAGGATATGCATGGAGCACCTACTAACAACCAAGAGGCTCGAGTCCTTTGTGACTCATCGAGCCCATGAAGCACAACAGCTTGTCAGGAATGTCTGGGAGGCTTCTCAAAGGAGAGAGGTGGTGAATCTGAGACAAGTTCTTGGTGAGTTTTCGATGAACAATGTGACCAGGATGTTGCTAGGGAAGCAGTATTTTGGCGCCGAGTCCGCTGCGCAAGAAGAAGCAACGGAGTTCATGCACATAACCCATGAGCTGTTCCGGCTTTTGGGGATGATTTATGTGGGTGATTATCTGCCCTTCTGGAGATGGATTGATCCGTATGGATGCGAGAGGCGAATGAGGGAAGTGGAGAAAAGGGTCGATGATTTTCATACAAAAATCATAGAGGAGCACAGGAAACGTAATAAAGACGAGTGCGGCATCGAGATGGACTTTGTCGATGTTTTACTGGGTCTGCCTGGTGAAGATGGGAAGCAACACATGGATGATGTAGAGATCAAAGCATTGATTCAGGACATGATTGCCGCGGCCACGGATACATCCGCCGTAACCAATGAATGGGCGATGGCAGAAGTGATCAAGAACCCTCGAGTCCTCAAAACACTCCAACAAGAGCTGGATAACATCGTAGGACCTGATAGAATGGTAATGGAATCTGACTTGGCCAACCTCAACTATCTACGCTGCATCGTGCGGGAGACCTTCCGCATGCACCCTGCCGGACCCTTTCTCATCCCCCACGAATCCACCCGACCCACCAACCTCAATGGCTACCACATCCCAGAAAGGACGCGTGTGTTCATCAACACACACGGGCTGGGAAGGAACTCCAAGATTTGGGACAACGTGGATGAGTTTAGGCCGGAGAGGCACTTGCTGGAAGACGGAAGCCGAGTGGAGATAAGCCATGGAGCCGATTTCAAGATCTTGCCGTTCAGTGCGGGTAAACGAAAGTGCCCCGGCGCTCCGCTCGGGGTGACGTTGGTGTTGATGGCCTTGGCTCGGCTGTTCCATTGCTTTGATTGGAGCTCAGCGGAAGAAGATATTGATACAACTGAAGTGTATGGGATGACCATGCCTAAGGCTCACCCGTTGTTGGCTATTGTCAAGCCTAGACTTGCCACCCGTTTATATCATTAA
- the LOC142539493 gene encoding bifunctional fucokinase/GDP-fucose pyrophosphorylase: MESRSKANLVATLRRAWYHLRLSVRDPTRVPTWDVIILTASSPEQAELFNWQLARAKRIGRITPSTVTLAVPDPLGQRIGSGAATLNSILALANHISGSRNCNSVSSASSESSNNEIPLLQLVELISKKHILLLHAGGDSKRVPWANPMGKVFLPIPYLAEDDPDGPVPLLFDHILAIASCARQAFQNEGGMFIMTGDVLPCFDAFSIVLPEDAASIVTVPITLDIASNHGVIVASKSGLPNDNSSAALVKNLLQKPTIEELVENQAMLSDGRTLLDTGIIAVKGKAWVDLVTLSCSCLSMVSNLLQSKQEMGLYEDLVAAWVPAKHEWLKQRPLGEELVKRLGKQQMFTYCAYDLLFLHFGTSSEVLDHLSCSGTGLVGRRHLCSIPATTASDVAASSIIVSSKLAPGVSVGDDSLVYDSSISTGIQIGSQSIVVSVNVPAQAMAGNSFKFSLPDRHCLWEVPLVGRVERVIVYCGLHDNPKSSFLKDGTFCGKPWNKVLDDLGIQDADLWGKNESNDKFLWNAKIFPLLSYSEMLLLATWLMGLSNKDDGSLLYLWKRSDRISLEELHKSIDFSKMWLNSTNHQAVIALEIVLACLKFGLLGRNLSQLCREILQEDAAGVELCKNILSACPKLQFKNPHILPKSRTHQVHLDLLRACNDEVMASKVEHKVWAAVADETASAVRYGFSENLLRSSSWSHSIVNDTSSSGNTLDQSFQCRKVKVELPVRVDFSGGWSDTPPWSLERSGCVLNMAITLEGSLPVGTIIETTEVSGLRIIDDVGSEFHISNISSIAPPFDINDPFRLVKSALLVTGIINERTLQSIGLLIKTWANVPRGSGLGTSSILSAAVVKGLLQLTNGDDSDENVTRLVLVSEQLMGTGGGWQDQIGGLYPGIKFTASFPGIPLRLQVTPLLASSRLINELQQRLLVVFSGQVRVAHQVLQKVVIRYLRRDNLLVSSIKRLIELAKIGREALMNCNIDEVGDVMLEAWRLHQELDPYCSNEFVDKLFAFSDSYCCGYKLVGAGGGGFALLLAKSAESAVKLRHLLAENPDYNVKVYEWEIFLHNQPK; this comes from the exons ATGGAAAGTCGATCAAAAGCCAACCTTGTGGCGACTTTGCGGCGGGCCTGGTACCATTTGAGGCTGTCGGTGCGAGACCCAACCCGAGTTCCGACATGGGACGTTATCATATTGACGGCCTCCAGCCCAGAGCAGGCCGAGCTCTTCAACTGGCAGCTCGCCCGCGCTAAAAGAATCGGTCGCATCACCCCATCTACAGTAACTCTGGCAGTTCCTGACCCTCTTGGCCAGCGCATTGGCTCAGGCGCTGCCACACTTAACTCCATTCTAGCCCTCGCAAACCAC ATATCAGGTTCAAGGAACTGCAACTCTGTTTCTTCCGCATCCAGTGAGAGTTCAAATAATGAAATTCCCCTCCTACAGCTTGTTGAGTTAATCAGCAAAAAGCATATCTTGCTGCTTCATGCTGGAGGAGACTCTAAAAGGGTTCCATGGGCTAATCCAATGGGAAAAGTTTTCCTTCCAATCCCATACCTAGCAGAAGATGACCCTGATGGTCCAGTTCCCTTGCTTTTTGATCATATACTTGCAATTGCTTCTTGTGCAAGACAAGCTTTCCAGAATGAAG GAGGGATGTTCATCATGACTGGGGATGTTCTACCTTGTTTTGATGCTTTCAGCATTGTTCTTCCCGAGGATGCAGCCTCTATTGTCACGGTTCCTATAACCCTTGATATTGCTTCCAATCATGGTGTCATTGTGGCTTCTAAATCTGGATTACCAAATGACAATAGTTCAGCCGCTTTAGTCAAGAATCTACTTCAAAAGCCTACCATTGAGGAGCTTGTAGAGAACCAAGCGATGCTATCTGATGGCCGAACGttacttgatactggaatcatAGCAGTCAAAGGTAAAGCGTGGGTGGATCTTGTCACACTTTCCTGTTCCTGCCTGTCAATGGTATCAAATCTTCTGCAGAGCAAACAGGAG ATGGGCTTATATGAAGATCTAGTAGCAGCATGGGTGCCTGCTAAGCACGAATGGTTGAAGCAACGCCCATTGGGTGAAGAACTTGTCAAAAGATTGGGAAAACAACAGATGTTCACCTATTGCGCTT ATGACCTCCTGTTCTTGCACTTTGGCACCTCAAGTGAAGTTCTGGATCACCTTAGTTGCTCGGGAACTGGCCTTGTTGGTAGAAGGCATCTGTGCTCTATTCCAGCAACCACTGCATCCGATGTTGCTGCCTCGTCTATAATTGTTTCTAGTAAACTAGCACCTGGTGTATCTGTCGGAGATGATTCTCTTGTTTATGATTCCTCCATTTCTACCGGGATTCAGATTGGTTCTCAGTCAATAGTTGTCAGTGTAAATGTGCCTGCGCAAGCAATGGCTGGGAATTCCTTCAAGTTCAGTCTACCAGATCGCCATTGCCTGTGGGAGGTTCCTTTGGTGGGACGCGTAGAGAGGGTCATAGTATACTGTGGTCTTCATGACAATCCAAAAAGTTCATTTTTGAAGGACGGTACATTTTGCGGGAAACCATGGAATAAGGTCTTAGATGATTTAGGAATCCAGGATGCTGATCTATGGGGGAAAAACGAGAGTAATGATAAATTCTTGTGGAATGCCAAAATATTCCCTCTTCTTTCGTACTCTGAGATGCTTCTATTGGCCACTTGGCTCATGGGATTGAGCAACAAAGATGATGGCTCCCTCCTATATTTATGGAAAAGATCTGATCGGATCAGTCTCGAGGAGTTGCATAAATCAATTGATTTCTCAAAAATGTGGTTGAACTCCACTAATCATCAAGCAGTTATTGCATTGGAAATTGTTTTGGCTTGCCTTAAATTTGGCTTGCTTGGGCGTAATTTATCTCAATTGTGTCGAGAAATTCTACAGGAGGATGCTGCTGGAGTTGAActatgtaaaaatattttgtctgCTTGCCCTAAACTTCAATTTAAAAATCCACATATTCTTCCAAAAAGCAGGACACACCAAGTGCACCTTGATCTTCTTCGAGCATGCAATGATGAAGTGATGGCTTCAAAAGTGGAACACAAAGTATGGGCTGCAGTTGCTGATGAAACTGCTTCAGCTGTGAGATATGGCTTTAGTG AGAATCTCTTGAGGTCCTCAAGTTGGTCTCATTCAATAGTTAATGACACTAGCAGTTCTGGTAATACGTTAGATCAATCTTTTCAGTGTAGGAAGGTCAAGGTAGAGTTACCAGTGCGAGTAGATTTTTCTGGTGGGTGGAGTGATACTCCTCCGTGGAGTTTGGAGCGCTCTGGGTGTGTGTTGAACATGGCAATAACATTGGAAGGTTCTCTTCCTGTTGGCACAATAATAGAAACCACAGAAGTTTCTGGGCTCCGGATCATTGATGATGTAGGAAGTGAGTTTCATATCAGCAACATTTCCTCCATTGCACCTCCATTCGATATAAACGATCCTTTTCGACTGGTCAAATCTGCATTGCTTGTTACTGGAATTATCAATGAAAGGACCCTTCAGTCCATAGGCTTGCTGATAAAGACATGGGCCAATGTCCCTCGTGGTAGTGGTTTGGGGACTTCCAGCATCTTATCAGCAGCTGTTGTGAAAGGTCTTTTGCAATTAACTAATGGTGATGATAGTGATGAAAACGTCACCCGGCTTGTATTAGTCTCAGAACAGCTGATGGGTACTGGAGGTGGGTGGCAAGATCAGATTGGTGGACTTTATCCTGGAATTAAGTTTACTGCAAGTTTTCCTGGAATCCCGTTGCGCCTTCAGGTCACTCCTCTATTAGCTTCATCTCGATTGATTAATGAGTTGCAGCAACGACTTCTTGTTGTGTTTAGCGGTCAA GTCCGAGTTGCTCATCAAGTCCTACAAAAGGTGGTGATTCGGTACTTGCGACGAGATAACCTACTTGTGTCCAGCATCAAACGCCTAATTGAACTGGCAAAGATTGGGAGGGAGGCTTTGATGAATTGCAACATCGATGAGGTCGGGGATGTAATGCTGGAAGCTTGGAGGTTGCATCAAGAACTTGATCCATACTGCAGCAACGAATTTGTTGACAAACTCTTTGCCTTTTCAGATTCCTATTGCTGTGGTTACAAGCTCGTGGGTGCTGGTGGTGGGGGATTTGCATTATTGCTTGCTAAAAGTGCTGAATCTGCTGTGAAGCTAAGACATCTACTTGCTGAAAATCCTGACTATAATGTTAAAGTCTATGAATGGGAAATATTCCTACATAACCAACCGAAATAA